The following is a genomic window from Niabella soli DSM 19437.
ACTGGCACTCGTTCTGTAACGAAGGCAGCGATCCTTTTGGCCCGGGTACACATCTATTTGAATGGAACCGGCAAACGGATGTAGTGGCGCGTGCTAAAGATAAAATGGACGCCGCTTTTGAGTTCATCACCAAAATGAACCTGCCCTTTTATTGTTTTCATGATGTGGACCTGGTAGATTATGGTACGAATATCATCGAAAACGAGCAGCGTTTGCAGGCTTTGGTAGACTACGCCCGGCAAAAACAAAAAGACAGCGGCGTTAAATTATTGTGGGGCACCGCCAACGTATTTTCTAATCCGCGTTATATGAACGGGGCTTCCACGAACCCGGATTTTCATGTGCTGTCGCATGCTGCTGCACAGGTGAAAGCAGCAATTGAGGCCACCATAACGCTTGGGGGTGAGGGCTATGTATTCTGGGGCGGACGTGAGGGGTACATGACCCTGTTGAATACCAACATGAAGCGGGAAAAAGAGCACCTGGCCCGTTTCTTACATACCGCAAAAGATTATGCCCGCAAGAATGGTTTTAAAGGCACTTTTTTGATAGAGCCCAAACCCATGGAACCGACCAAGCACCAATATGATTATGATTGTGAAACAGTGATCGGCTTTTTGCGCCAGTGGGACCTGCTGGATGATTTCAAAATTAATATTGAGGTGAACCACGCTACTTTGGCCGGTCATACTTTCCAGCATGAAATGCAGGTGGCAGCAGATGCCGGCGTGCTGGGCTCGCTGGATGCGAATCGCGGGGACTATCAGAACGGCTGGGACACGGATCAGTTTCCCAATAA
Proteins encoded in this region:
- the xylA gene encoding xylose isomerase — encoded protein: MAVLLGNKEYFKNIPQIKYEGRESDNPLAFHWYDENRVVAGKTLKEHFRFACAYWHSFCNEGSDPFGPGTHLFEWNRQTDVVARAKDKMDAAFEFITKMNLPFYCFHDVDLVDYGTNIIENEQRLQALVDYARQKQKDSGVKLLWGTANVFSNPRYMNGASTNPDFHVLSHAAAQVKAAIEATITLGGEGYVFWGGREGYMTLLNTNMKREKEHLARFLHTAKDYARKNGFKGTFLIEPKPMEPTKHQYDYDCETVIGFLRQWDLLDDFKINIEVNHATLAGHTFQHEMQVAADAGVLGSLDANRGDYQNGWDTDQFPNNLNELTEAMLVFLEAGGLQGGGINFDAKIRRSSTDAADIFYAHISGMDAFARALITADAILNKSGYKQLRAGRYASFDNGKGKAYEEGKLSLEDLRAYAIEAGEPALTSGRQEYLEQMINRYI